A region from the Drosophila ananassae strain 14024-0371.13 chromosome 2L, ASM1763931v2, whole genome shotgun sequence genome encodes:
- the LOC6500245 gene encoding uncharacterized protein LOC6500245 isoform X3, producing MVISQPDAAPNGGAAAAAAAAASVGLDGTGNSLAHPSGIPQDQIDNILSGIANSGDVKMNNHRKKLRQRFDIIKKLGQGTYGKVQLGINKETGQEVAIKTIKKCKIEAEADLVRIRREVQIMSSVQHPNIIHIYEVFENREKMVLVMEFAAGGELYDYLSERKVLSEEEARRIFRQVATAVYYCHKHKICHRDLKLENILLDENGNAKIADFGLSNVFDDQRLLATFCGSPLYASPEIVEGTPYQGPEVDCWSLGVLLYTLVYGSMPFDGSNFKRLVKQISQGDYYEPRKPSRASTLIREMLTVCPRKRATIEQICSHWWVNENDNVSCLDLAEDLANQTPVRLDVLLSLTPAAITADQLVVPSAEGVAAAAKAVANERVPRSHSVGSIRDMGPPNTEAERRILDMVAAGGEAALMPSPTRTITPAQSPVQTKRKLQPTVSTENAAGTTAKKKEKPANSSFVISSEGGAPSLAPPTEAPPTIAAPTIAPPKDTLMETESSVPESEKTPAPSFCQKDMQAVGDLCEQLMGESSAPVPAPVSVPGPAPTPIAVARQATRGKLDAVAETPEEKDATKVIKKFVNKHKTADLVNAINESASKATAPAPAAAPPAFVRKCSLQDESTLNKFNAERRKSRILETAEKFQPPPAAVTPTAAPEKPKKLSIPGVSVGSFKKEFERKATNPPTTSGPTPGELRAQEQVAAAAAAAQEAEALATPPASPPEAGPPNLEASDSKNSVASISLDEARRSMENSIALLLQAQNESNKEVDQLCAQTETIGVSDHPPKTEERERKLKNARAIIGNAIQPVIRRPTRLLGIGNGFGNGSGMAGGAVGGGAVAAPKRAQSGTSFMGYLGGTVMSPTSPPIAGPQTAPPVLISPNALEAAKQTIQQRIFGGGANHPGGGGMNRRPATWQPQNSYSTASIFQPPQSAGTSPFKMLQQQYQQRCLDQEQIPNPNQRSSFIFTPPPSPQYSPGHAFANSSIRNSGTSNSSTSNRSSNSNNANYNYNINSRSRPFNHNQAQDTPNTNASAARAAPTAVWLKSSPGAEGPPTPPGSVKTSTASITLKSATLPRRKINAKAEVQLDIKPPIPEPPQPAMRFSTEMQHPVADLRSAPPREGPIPYSPIKTTVQARATSLEPKEHVITIQRPPAQHVYGRTGSNTTTRSGSLSRQSTVESESDATTTATNMSQATVTSQGTSQPIKKSPREFIIPIAVEGGGFITPRERSVEPSESSHTTSSRSTFGRLRPSRRIGSLLSEAGFDEGSPFQNMRTTSMSREGGSGGAEDEARFTPHRLRSSRPVKKISQDNDSQSSNEEDDDDDDGFEILTAENLFSTLLQRVRALTNRLNVNSDLTVGFPSHSSRLLTDISRQAQSHSPFWGQGSPFASRLNSSSNHSGGMGAPWRHSMSRDLGSDMESMFSRTGATLPRVGLITLTTTTTPTKHAITINQSPFRQPTVSTNTTTTIATATATATRSPHPAVIATTKTAKTVAVNVGGVPKQLTITTTTKTTSASGPTNNRSRNGNQTSNSSGSSHSDSSKVPALSSASASTPAICSGSTAAAKSPQKH from the exons ATGGTGATAAGCCAGCCCGATGCGGCGCCCAACGGGGGagccgcagccgcagccgcagcagctgcGTCAGTGGGCCTCGACGGCACCGGGAACAGCCTGGCGCATCCGTCGGGAATTCCCCAGGATCAAATAGACAACATCCTGAGCGGCATCGCCAACTCCGGCGACGTCAAAATGAACAATCACCGCAAGAAGCTGCGGCAGAG ATTTGATATTATTAAGAAACTAGGTCAAGGCACCTACGGAAAGGTGCAGTTAGGTATTAATAAGGAGACCGGCCAGGAGGTGGCCATCAAAACCATCAAGAAGTGCAAAATCGAGGCCGAGGCGGACCTGGTTCGCATCCGCCGCGAGGTCCAGATCATGAGCTCAGTGCAGCACCCCAACATCATTCACATTTACGAAG TTTTCGAGAACCGGGAGAAGATGGTGCTCGTCATGGAGTTTGCCGCTGGCGGCGAGCTCTACGACTACCTGTCCGAGCGGAAGGTCCTGAGCGAGGAGGAGGCGCGTCGCATCTTCCGCCAGGTGGCCACCGCCGTCTACTATTGCCACAAGCACAAGATCTGCCACCGAGATCTGAAGCTGGAGAACATTCTTCTGGACGAGAATGGCAATGCCAAG ATCGCCGACTTCGGCCTCTCAAACGTGTTCGACGACCAGCGGCTTCTGGCCACGTTCTGCGGCTCCCCCCTCTACGCCTCGCCGGAAATTGTGGAGGGGACACCCTATCAGGGCCCCGAGGTGGACTGCTGGTCGTTGGGCGTTCTCCTCTACACCCTGGTGTACGGCTCCATGCCCTTCGACGGCTCCAACTTCAAGCGGCTGGTGAAGCAGATCAGCCAGGGCGACTACTACGAGCCGCGGAAGCCCTCCAGGGCCTCGACCCTCATCCGCGAAATGCTGACTGTGTGCCCGAGGAAGCGAGCCACCATCGAGCAGATCTGCTCGCACTGGTGGGTGAACGAGAACGACAACGTGTCCTGCCTGGACCTGGCCGAGGACCTAGCCAACCAGACCCCCGTGCGACTGGATGTGCTATTGTCCCTGACCCCGGCGGCCATTACGGCGGACCAGCTGGTTGTGCCATCGGCGGAGGGAGTCGCCGCAGCAGCCAAGGCGGTGGCGAACGAGCGGGTTCCTCGCTCCCACTCCGTGGGCTCTATCCGGGACATGGGACCGCCGAACACGGAGGCAGAACGCCGCATCCTCGACATGGTTGCCG CTGGCGGAGAGGCAGCCCTGATGCCCTCGCCCACCCGGACCATCACTCCCGCCCAGAGCCCGGTGCAGACCAAGAGGAAGCTCCAGCCCACCGTGTCCACGGAGAACGCCGCTGGGACGACGGCCAAGAAGAAGGAGAAGCCGGCGAACAGCTCCTTTGTGATCAGCAGCGAGGGAGGAGCTCCGTCACTTGCTCCACCGACTGAGGCACCACCGACCATCGCAGCACCAACCATAGCCCCACCCAAAGATACGCTCATGGAGACGGAGAGCTCCGTTCCGGAATCAGAGAAGACGCCCGCACCCAGTTTCTGCCAGAAAGACATGCAGGCGGTGGGGGATCTCTGCGAGCAGTTGATGGGAGAGAGTTCCGCGCCTGTGCCTGCACCCGTATCCGTGCCTGGACCCGCCCCCACTCCCATTGCCGTCGCCCGACAGGCCACCAGGGGAAAACTGGACGCCGTGGCTGAGACCCCGGAGGAGAAGGACGCCACCAAGGTTATTAAGAAGTTCGTGAACAAGCACAAGACCGCGGACCTGGTGAATGCCATCAACGAGAGCGCCTCCAAGGCCACTGCACCTGCACCGGCCGCCGCCCCACCCGCCTTCGTGCGCAAGTGCAGCCTACAGGACGAGTCCACGTTGAACAAATTCAATGCCGAGCGAAGGAAGTCGCGCATCCTGGAAACGGCGGAGAAGTTCCAGCCTCCACCGGCGGCAGTCACGCCAACAGCCGCACCTGAGAAGCCCAAGAAACTCAGCATACCGGGCGTCAGTGTGGGCAGCTTCAAGAAGGAGTTCGAGCGCAAGGCCACCAACCCGCCCACCACCAGCGGACCTACCCCCGGCGAGCTGAGGGCCCAGGAGCAAGTGGCAGCCGCAGCGGCAGCTGCCCAGGAGGCAGAGGCCCTGGCCACGCCGCCCGCATCACCTCCCGAGGCTGGGCCGCCAAATCTGGAGGCCAGCGATTCTAAGAACTCGGTTGCCTCGATTTCTCTGGACGAGGCCCGTCGCTCCATGGAGAACTCCATAGCCCTGCTGTTGCAGGCCCAGAACGAGTCCAACAAGGAGGTGGACCAGCTCTGCGCCCAGACGGAGACCATCGGGGTCAGCGATCACCCCCCGAAGACGGAGGAGCGGGAGCGTAAGTTGAAGAATGCCCGCGCCATTATCGGAAACGCCATACAGCCGG TGATACGCAGGCCAACCCGGTTacttggcatcggcaacggctTTGGCAATGGCAGTGGCATGGCGGGTGGGgcagtgggtggtggtgctgtCGCGGCGCCTAAGCGGGCTCAGAGCGGCACTAGCTTTATGGGTTATCTTGGTGGCACGGTCATGAGTCCGACTTCGCCCCCGATCGCGGGGCCACAGACGGCTCCTCCCGTGCTGATTTCTCCCAACGCTCTGGAAGCGGCCAAACAGACCATTCAACAGAGGATATTTGGCGGAGGAGCCAACCACCCAGGAGGCGGAGGTATGAACCGGAGACCCGCTACGTGGCAGCCCCAGAACTCCTACAGCACTGCCAGCATTTTCCAGCCCCCGCAGAGTGCTGGCACTTCGCCCTTCAAGATGCTCCAGCAGCAGTACCAGCAGAGGTGCCTGGATCAGGAACAGATCCCCAATCCCAACCAGAGATCTAGCTTCATATTTACGCCCCCGCCATCACCCCAGTACTCCCCCGGCCACGCCTTCGCCAACAGCAGCATCAGAAACAGCGgtaccagcaacagcagcaccagcaacagaagcagcaacagcaacaatgccAATTACAATTACAATATCAATTCGCGCTCGAGACCATTCAATCATAATCAAGCTCAAGACACACCCAATACCAATGCCAGTGCTGCACGCGCCGCCCCTACGGCTGTGTGGCTCAAAT CCTCGCCGGGAGCCGAAGGCCCTCCGACCCCGCCGGGATCCGTCAAGACCTCCACTGCTTCTATCACCCTGAAGTCGGCCACCTTGCCGCGGCGCAAAATCAACGCCAAGGCGGAGGTTCAACTGGACATCAAACCGCCCATCCCGGAGCCCCCACAGCCGGCCATGCGATTCAGCACTGAGATGCAGCACCCGGTGGCGGACCTGCGGAGCGCACCGCCCCGCGAGGGTCCGATACCCTACAGCCCCATCAAGACAACTGTCCAGGCCAGGGCCACCAGCCTGGAGCCCAAGGAGCACGTTATCACCATCCAGCGTCCGCCCGCTCAGCACGTCTACGGGCGCACCGGCTCCAACACGACTACGCG TTCCGGCTCGCTGTCACGCCAGTCGACGGTGGAATCCGAGTCGGATGCCACCACCACAGCCACAAACATGTCGCAGGCCACCGTCACCAGCCAAGGAACCTCGCAGCCCATCAAGAAGAGTCCGCGGGAGTTCATCATCCCGATTGCCGTGGAGGGCGGTGGCTTCATCACGCCGCGGGAGCGCAGCGTGGAGCCCTCCGAATCGAGTCACACGACCAGCAGTCGCTCCACGTTTGGCCGCCTGCGTCCATCGCGCCGCATTGG CTCACTGCTAAGCGAGGCCGGCTTCGACGAGGGCTCGCCATTCCAAAACATGCGCACCACTTCGATGAGCCGGGAAGGCGGCAGCGGAGGAGCCGAGGACGAGGCCCGCTTCACCCCGCACAGACTCAG AAGCTCAAGACCTGTCAAGAAAATTAGTCAAGACAACGATTCGCAGAGCTCCAacgaggaggacgacgacgacgacgatggaTTTGAGATACTCACGGCGGAGAACCTTTTCTCGACTCTGCTGCAGCGG GTGCGCGCTCTGACGAATCGCCTGAATGTCAACAGCGACCTCACGGTCGGATTCCCCAGCCATTCTAGTCGCCTACTGACAGACATTTCGCGGCAGGCCCAAAGTCACAGTCCCTTCTGGGGCCAGGGCAGTCCCTTTGCCAG CCGCctgaacagcagcagcaaccacaGCGGCGGAATGGGCGCTCCCTGGAGGCACAGCATGTCCCGGGACCTGGGCAGCGACATGGAGTCGATGTTCTCCCGCACCGGGGCCACCCTGCCAAGAG TTGGTTTAATTACTTTAACTACTACTACCACGCCCACAAAGCATGCTATAACCATTAACCAGAGTCCGTTCAGACAACCCACCGTCTCTACCAACACCACTACCACCATCGCCACcgccacagccacagccaccCGCAGCCCGCATCCGGCCGTAATCGCCACGACGAAAACGGCCAAAACGGTGGCCGTCAATGTAGGCGGCGTTCCAAAGCAGCTAACAATAACCACCACTACCAAAACCACCTCCGCCTCTGGCCCCACCAACAACAGATCCAGAAACGGCAACCAAACAAGCAACAGCAGCGGGAGCAGCCATAGCGACAGCAGCAAAGTCCCGGCCTTatcatccgcatccgcatccacGCCTGCAATCTGTAGCGGCAGCACCGCCGCCGCTAAGAGCCCACAGAAGCACTGA
- the LOC6500245 gene encoding serine/threonine-protein kinase par-1 isoform X6 has translation MVISQPDAAPNGGAAAAAAAAASVGLDGTGNSLAHPSGIPQDQIDNILSGIANSGDVKMNNHRKKLRQRFDIIKKLGQGTYGKVQLGINKETGQEVAIKTIKKCKIEAEADLVRIRREVQIMSSVQHPNIIHIYEVFENREKMVLVMEFAAGGELYDYLSERKVLSEEEARRIFRQVATAVYYCHKHKICHRDLKLENILLDENGNAKIADFGLSNVFDDQRLLATFCGSPLYASPEIVEGTPYQGPEVDCWSLGVLLYTLVYGSMPFDGSNFKRLVKQISQGDYYEPRKPSRASTLIREMLTVCPRKRATIEQICSHWWVNENDNVSCLDLAEDLANQTPVRLDVLLSLTPAAITADQLVVPSAEGVAAAAKAVANERVPRSHSVGSIRDMGPPNTEAERRILDMVAAGGEAALMPSPTRTITPAQSPVQTKRKLQPTVSTENAAGTTAKKKEKPANSSFVISSEGGAPSLAPPTEAPPTIAAPTIAPPKDTLMETESSVPESEKTPAPSFCQKDMQAVGDLCEQLMGESSAPVPAPVSVPGPAPTPIAVARQATRGKLDAVAETPEEKDATKVIKKFVNKHKTADLVNAINESASKATAPAPAAAPPAFVRKCSLQDESTLNKFNAERRKSRILETAEKFQPPPAAVTPTAAPEKPKKLSIPGVSVGSFKKEFERKATNPPTTSGPTPGELRAQEQVAAAAAAAQEAEALATPPASPPEAGPPNLEASDSKNSVASISLDEARRSMENSIALLLQAQNESNKEVDQLCAQTETIGVSDHPPKTEERERKLKNARAIIGNAIQPASPGAEGPPTPPGSVKTSTASITLKSATLPRRKINAKAEVQLDIKPPIPEPPQPAMRFSTEMQHPVADLRSAPPREGPIPYSPIKTTVQARATSLEPKEHVITIQRPPAQHVYGRTGSNTTTRSGSLSRQSTVESESDATTTATNMSQATVTSQGTSQPIKKSPREFIIPIAVEGGGFITPRERSVEPSESSHTTSSRSTFGRLRPSRRIGSLLSEAGFDEGSPFQNMRTTSMSREGGSGGAEDEARFTPHRLRSSRPVKKISQDNDSQSSNEEDDDDDDGFEILTAENLFSTLLQRVRALTNRLNVNSDLTVGFPSHSSRLLTDISRQAQSHSPFWGQGSPFASRLNSSSNHSGGMGAPWRHSMSRDLGSDMESMFSRTGATLPRVGLITLTTTTTPTKHAITINQSPFRQPTVSTNTTTTIATATATATRSPHPAVIATTKTAKTVAVNVGGVPKQLTITTTTKTTSASGPTNNRSRNGNQTSNSSGSSHSDSSKVPALSSASASTPAICSGSTAAAKSPQKH, from the exons ATGGTGATAAGCCAGCCCGATGCGGCGCCCAACGGGGGagccgcagccgcagccgcagcagctgcGTCAGTGGGCCTCGACGGCACCGGGAACAGCCTGGCGCATCCGTCGGGAATTCCCCAGGATCAAATAGACAACATCCTGAGCGGCATCGCCAACTCCGGCGACGTCAAAATGAACAATCACCGCAAGAAGCTGCGGCAGAG ATTTGATATTATTAAGAAACTAGGTCAAGGCACCTACGGAAAGGTGCAGTTAGGTATTAATAAGGAGACCGGCCAGGAGGTGGCCATCAAAACCATCAAGAAGTGCAAAATCGAGGCCGAGGCGGACCTGGTTCGCATCCGCCGCGAGGTCCAGATCATGAGCTCAGTGCAGCACCCCAACATCATTCACATTTACGAAG TTTTCGAGAACCGGGAGAAGATGGTGCTCGTCATGGAGTTTGCCGCTGGCGGCGAGCTCTACGACTACCTGTCCGAGCGGAAGGTCCTGAGCGAGGAGGAGGCGCGTCGCATCTTCCGCCAGGTGGCCACCGCCGTCTACTATTGCCACAAGCACAAGATCTGCCACCGAGATCTGAAGCTGGAGAACATTCTTCTGGACGAGAATGGCAATGCCAAG ATCGCCGACTTCGGCCTCTCAAACGTGTTCGACGACCAGCGGCTTCTGGCCACGTTCTGCGGCTCCCCCCTCTACGCCTCGCCGGAAATTGTGGAGGGGACACCCTATCAGGGCCCCGAGGTGGACTGCTGGTCGTTGGGCGTTCTCCTCTACACCCTGGTGTACGGCTCCATGCCCTTCGACGGCTCCAACTTCAAGCGGCTGGTGAAGCAGATCAGCCAGGGCGACTACTACGAGCCGCGGAAGCCCTCCAGGGCCTCGACCCTCATCCGCGAAATGCTGACTGTGTGCCCGAGGAAGCGAGCCACCATCGAGCAGATCTGCTCGCACTGGTGGGTGAACGAGAACGACAACGTGTCCTGCCTGGACCTGGCCGAGGACCTAGCCAACCAGACCCCCGTGCGACTGGATGTGCTATTGTCCCTGACCCCGGCGGCCATTACGGCGGACCAGCTGGTTGTGCCATCGGCGGAGGGAGTCGCCGCAGCAGCCAAGGCGGTGGCGAACGAGCGGGTTCCTCGCTCCCACTCCGTGGGCTCTATCCGGGACATGGGACCGCCGAACACGGAGGCAGAACGCCGCATCCTCGACATGGTTGCCG CTGGCGGAGAGGCAGCCCTGATGCCCTCGCCCACCCGGACCATCACTCCCGCCCAGAGCCCGGTGCAGACCAAGAGGAAGCTCCAGCCCACCGTGTCCACGGAGAACGCCGCTGGGACGACGGCCAAGAAGAAGGAGAAGCCGGCGAACAGCTCCTTTGTGATCAGCAGCGAGGGAGGAGCTCCGTCACTTGCTCCACCGACTGAGGCACCACCGACCATCGCAGCACCAACCATAGCCCCACCCAAAGATACGCTCATGGAGACGGAGAGCTCCGTTCCGGAATCAGAGAAGACGCCCGCACCCAGTTTCTGCCAGAAAGACATGCAGGCGGTGGGGGATCTCTGCGAGCAGTTGATGGGAGAGAGTTCCGCGCCTGTGCCTGCACCCGTATCCGTGCCTGGACCCGCCCCCACTCCCATTGCCGTCGCCCGACAGGCCACCAGGGGAAAACTGGACGCCGTGGCTGAGACCCCGGAGGAGAAGGACGCCACCAAGGTTATTAAGAAGTTCGTGAACAAGCACAAGACCGCGGACCTGGTGAATGCCATCAACGAGAGCGCCTCCAAGGCCACTGCACCTGCACCGGCCGCCGCCCCACCCGCCTTCGTGCGCAAGTGCAGCCTACAGGACGAGTCCACGTTGAACAAATTCAATGCCGAGCGAAGGAAGTCGCGCATCCTGGAAACGGCGGAGAAGTTCCAGCCTCCACCGGCGGCAGTCACGCCAACAGCCGCACCTGAGAAGCCCAAGAAACTCAGCATACCGGGCGTCAGTGTGGGCAGCTTCAAGAAGGAGTTCGAGCGCAAGGCCACCAACCCGCCCACCACCAGCGGACCTACCCCCGGCGAGCTGAGGGCCCAGGAGCAAGTGGCAGCCGCAGCGGCAGCTGCCCAGGAGGCAGAGGCCCTGGCCACGCCGCCCGCATCACCTCCCGAGGCTGGGCCGCCAAATCTGGAGGCCAGCGATTCTAAGAACTCGGTTGCCTCGATTTCTCTGGACGAGGCCCGTCGCTCCATGGAGAACTCCATAGCCCTGCTGTTGCAGGCCCAGAACGAGTCCAACAAGGAGGTGGACCAGCTCTGCGCCCAGACGGAGACCATCGGGGTCAGCGATCACCCCCCGAAGACGGAGGAGCGGGAGCGTAAGTTGAAGAATGCCCGCGCCATTATCGGAAACGCCATACAGCCGG CCTCGCCGGGAGCCGAAGGCCCTCCGACCCCGCCGGGATCCGTCAAGACCTCCACTGCTTCTATCACCCTGAAGTCGGCCACCTTGCCGCGGCGCAAAATCAACGCCAAGGCGGAGGTTCAACTGGACATCAAACCGCCCATCCCGGAGCCCCCACAGCCGGCCATGCGATTCAGCACTGAGATGCAGCACCCGGTGGCGGACCTGCGGAGCGCACCGCCCCGCGAGGGTCCGATACCCTACAGCCCCATCAAGACAACTGTCCAGGCCAGGGCCACCAGCCTGGAGCCCAAGGAGCACGTTATCACCATCCAGCGTCCGCCCGCTCAGCACGTCTACGGGCGCACCGGCTCCAACACGACTACGCG TTCCGGCTCGCTGTCACGCCAGTCGACGGTGGAATCCGAGTCGGATGCCACCACCACAGCCACAAACATGTCGCAGGCCACCGTCACCAGCCAAGGAACCTCGCAGCCCATCAAGAAGAGTCCGCGGGAGTTCATCATCCCGATTGCCGTGGAGGGCGGTGGCTTCATCACGCCGCGGGAGCGCAGCGTGGAGCCCTCCGAATCGAGTCACACGACCAGCAGTCGCTCCACGTTTGGCCGCCTGCGTCCATCGCGCCGCATTGG CTCACTGCTAAGCGAGGCCGGCTTCGACGAGGGCTCGCCATTCCAAAACATGCGCACCACTTCGATGAGCCGGGAAGGCGGCAGCGGAGGAGCCGAGGACGAGGCCCGCTTCACCCCGCACAGACTCAG AAGCTCAAGACCTGTCAAGAAAATTAGTCAAGACAACGATTCGCAGAGCTCCAacgaggaggacgacgacgacgacgatggaTTTGAGATACTCACGGCGGAGAACCTTTTCTCGACTCTGCTGCAGCGG GTGCGCGCTCTGACGAATCGCCTGAATGTCAACAGCGACCTCACGGTCGGATTCCCCAGCCATTCTAGTCGCCTACTGACAGACATTTCGCGGCAGGCCCAAAGTCACAGTCCCTTCTGGGGCCAGGGCAGTCCCTTTGCCAG CCGCctgaacagcagcagcaaccacaGCGGCGGAATGGGCGCTCCCTGGAGGCACAGCATGTCCCGGGACCTGGGCAGCGACATGGAGTCGATGTTCTCCCGCACCGGGGCCACCCTGCCAAGAG TTGGTTTAATTACTTTAACTACTACTACCACGCCCACAAAGCATGCTATAACCATTAACCAGAGTCCGTTCAGACAACCCACCGTCTCTACCAACACCACTACCACCATCGCCACcgccacagccacagccaccCGCAGCCCGCATCCGGCCGTAATCGCCACGACGAAAACGGCCAAAACGGTGGCCGTCAATGTAGGCGGCGTTCCAAAGCAGCTAACAATAACCACCACTACCAAAACCACCTCCGCCTCTGGCCCCACCAACAACAGATCCAGAAACGGCAACCAAACAAGCAACAGCAGCGGGAGCAGCCATAGCGACAGCAGCAAAGTCCCGGCCTTatcatccgcatccgcatccacGCCTGCAATCTGTAGCGGCAGCACCGCCGCCGCTAAGAGCCCACAGAAGCACTGA